The sequence below is a genomic window from Synechococcales cyanobacterium T60_A2020_003.
AGAGCGATCTGGGGAAGCCCGCGCTCTACCCGATAGGGTGAGCGTCGGGAGGATGTCACCAATGTTTTTATCCTTTGGCAATGAAGGTTAGGATTGTCTTGATTTTTCAGGTGGGAGCCAAGTTTTGAGTTCTCAGGTTTGAGGTGGTGATGCGTTGTATCGGCAGTCGCCATCAGATGTTCTATTCCCCTCGGTGAGGGGCGTTCAGGGTGTAGATTGGCATGAGAGCCAATTTTGAAACTGGCACAAGGGCATGAAACCCGTTAAAACGCTTTCCCGTCCGGAGTCCCAAGGCAGGTTGGACGTCAATGCGGGCTGAATTATGAAGCAAGTTTCTTTGTTTGGCATGGCACTGGTGAGCGCAGGCATGATGATGGCAGGTGTGAGTCAAACGGCGATCGCTGCGACCTTCGACCAGCGGGAAGTGGATCAAAATCGGTTGATTGCGATCGCCGCTCCAGCCGGACAAATCTCCCACCAACTGCTAATCCTGGAACAAATTGGCACTCGCCGCTGCTGGGAAGAGGAAGGGGATGCGATTGGAACGGTCGATCCGCTCCTGTTGGATTTCGACTTCACGGGCATTTGCGGACGGAGTACCGATAGCAATGGGTACTCAGTGCGGGTAGCAGGGCAAGATTTAGCCTTGGACTATAGCCTTCGCATTCAGGAACGGGATGAGGAACTGGTGCTTGTGGCGGTCTCGAATCGCGATCGCACGGCACCTGTGCTTGAGATTGGGCATACGGCTGGTGTATCGGATGGTTTTCTCCGCATTGAGCTAAATCCCGGATGGCGGATGACGAAGCGTACCTATGAGGGACGAGTGCTGTCTCACATTTACCTCACCCACGACAGCGATCTAGGAACGTTGGTGGCAGAAGCTAGCGATCGCCCTACGGCAACTCGTCCGTCTACCTCGTCAACGACCGTTTCACCCAGCGATCGCATCTCTGCCTCCTCAACGGTGATTACGACCCCAACGGATGTGCCCCGTATTTCAACCAGCCCTTCGACATCGAGCGATCGCCCTTCCAGAGTAATTATTCCATCTACTTCATCCACCCCTACAACGACCTCATCTGGGGCGATTAATGCCGTCACCTATCGGGTGGTGGTTGATGCCAGCAGTTCCCAACTCGATGATATTCAGGATGTTGTGCCGGACGCGTTTCGGACAACGGTGGACGGACAGTCGGTGGTGCAGGCGGGTATTTTTCGCGATCGCTCTACGGCAGAATCGATCCGTCAATCGTTGGACAATCGTGATTTTCAGGCGCGGATTCTCACGATTCCGGCGGGTGCGCTGGTGGTCTCTCGATCCTCCTCAACCCTATCGAGTCGTACTCCTGGCGTGACCTCTCGCACCAGTGATGACGTACCCGATTTGTCCAACAGCCGTCTAACGGTTGTTCTGGATCCGGGGCACGGGGGTAGGGATCCCGGTGCGGTGGGGATTAACGGTCTCCAAGAAGCTGATGTTGTTCTCGATATTACCGAGAAAGTCGCTGATATTCTTGAGGATCAGGGCGTTAATGTCGTGATGACGCGCGTGGATGATCGCGAAATTGACCTTGCTCCCAGGGTTTCAACGGCGGAACGGGCAAACGCTACCGCTTTTGTCAGTATCCATGCCAATTCCCTGAGCCTGAGTCGGCCTGAGGTGAATGGCGTGGAAACCTACTATAGTTCGTCGTCGTCCTTGGGGCGACAGTTGGCGCAGTCGATTCAGGAGAATTTGGTAGACGAAACCGATATGGGCGATCGGGGCACCAAGACGGCTCGGTTCTACGTGCTGACCCAAACCTCGATGCCTGCAGCCTTGGTGGAAGTGGGATTTGTGACGGGCGAGGAGGATGCACCGCTATTGGCGAGTTCTGCCTTTCGATCTCGGATTGCGGAGGGTATTGGGCAGGGTATTTTGGACTATTTGCAGGGGCGATGAGCCAAGCCGGAACAAAAGCTGCTTACCCCGACCCTCAATGGTTTCATGATCTATCTATACCGCTAGGAATTCCTGAATCACGTCGTTGCTGAGGTCACTGGTTACACCAGAGGCCACAATGCCACCCTTTTGCATGGCGTAGTAGTAATCGGCCTGCCGCACAAAGTGGAGGTGTTGTTCCACCAGGAGGACGGAAATTCCGGTTGCGGCAATGATCTGTTTGACCGCTGATTCAATGTCCAAAATAATCGACGGCTGAATCCCCTCGGTTGGCTCGTCTAAAACTAGGAGCTTGGGTTTGCCCATCAAGGCACGAGCGATCGCCAATTGCTGCTGCTGTCCACCGCTGAGGTCTCCGCCCATGCGGGATAGCATGGTTTTCAACACGGGAAAGAGATCAAAAATCTCATCGGGAATCTCCGTAGAGCGGGATCGCGTGGGTCTTGCTTCCAATCCCAGAATCAAGTTTTCCTTTACGGTGAGACGAGGAATGATCTCTCGACCTTGGGGGACGTAGCCAATGCCCGATCGCGCCCGCTTGTCTGGCGTTTTATCGAGAAGGGACTGCCCAAAATAATGGATATTGCCACTACGAGGTTTTAACAAACCCATCACCGTTTTCAACAGCGTGGTTTTGCCAACACCATTCCGACCAATCAGACAGATCATTTTTCCAGATGGAACGCTCATGTCCACATCTCGGAGAATGTGGCTTTCACCGTAGTAGACGTTTAACCCA
It includes:
- a CDS encoding N-acetylmuramoyl-L-alanine amidase; translated protein: MTKRTYEGRVLSHIYLTHDSDLGTLVAEASDRPTATRPSTSSTTVSPSDRISASSTVITTPTDVPRISTSPSTSSDRPSRVIIPSTSSTPTTTSSGAINAVTYRVVVDASSSQLDDIQDVVPDAFRTTVDGQSVVQAGIFRDRSTAESIRQSLDNRDFQARILTIPAGALVVSRSSSTLSSRTPGVTSRTSDDVPDLSNSRLTVVLDPGHGGRDPGAVGINGLQEADVVLDITEKVADILEDQGVNVVMTRVDDREIDLAPRVSTAERANATAFVSIHANSLSLSRPEVNGVETYYSSSSSLGRQLAQSIQENLVDETDMGDRGTKTARFYVLTQTSMPAALVEVGFVTGEEDAPLLASSAFRSRIAEGIGQGILDYLQGR
- the urtE gene encoding urea ABC transporter ATP-binding subunit UrtE; protein product: MESTESTPNQSSDEIVLRVSGLNVYYGESHILRDVDMSVPSGKMICLIGRNGVGKTTLLKTVMGLLKPRSGNIHYFGQSLLDKTPDKRARSGIGYVPQGREIIPRLTVKENLILGLEARPTRSRSTEIPDEIFDLFPVLKTMLSRMGGDLSGGQQQQLAIARALMGKPKLLVLDEPTEGIQPSIILDIESAVKQIIAATGISVLLVEQHLHFVRQADYYYAMQKGGIVASGVTSDLSNDVIQEFLAV